In the Quercus lobata isolate SW786 chromosome 5, ValleyOak3.0 Primary Assembly, whole genome shotgun sequence genome, one interval contains:
- the LOC115988380 gene encoding uncharacterized protein LOC115988380 — protein MQQLLFTVILSEMALILVLLFKTPLRKLVILSLDRVKRGRGPIMVKTVGATVFVVLLSSVYSMTKIQKRWIDEGAVNPTDQVLMAKHLLEATLMGSSLFLALMIDRLHHYIRELRIRRKGMEAVQKQARGSENGKVEEAKALEEETAKLREKLKHLESELETRTKEVNAAEANAVALSKQSEGFLLEYDRLLEENQNLRNQLQSLDRRLSHSGSKKNT, from the exons atGCAACAGCTATTGTTCACGGTGATATTGTCGGAAATGGCATTGATATTGGTGCTACTATTCAAGACCCCATTGAGGAAGCTAGTGATATTGAGCCTGGATCGCGTCAAGCGCGGTCGTGGGCCAATCATGGTCAAGACCGTTGGTGCCACCGTCTTTGTGGTGCTCTTGTCCAGCGTCTACAGCATGACCAAGATCCAGAAGCGGTGGATCGATGAGGGAGCTGTTAATCCAACGGATCAGGTCCTCATGGCCAAGCATCTCCTTGAAGCCACTCTTATGG GTTCCTCCCTATTCCTTGCACTGATGATAGACAGACTGCACCATTATATCAGAGAACTAcgtataagaaggaagggcaTGGAGGCAGTTCAGAAACAGGCTCGAGGATCTGAAAATGGGAAAGTTGAGGAAGCTAAAGCATTGGAGGAAGAGACAGCTAAATTGCGAGAAAAACTGAAGCATCTAGAATCGGAACTTGAGACGAGGACAAAAGAAGTGAATGCTGCAGAGGCCAATGCAGTTGCACTAAGTAAACAATCTGAAGGATTCCTTCTTGAGTACGACCGCTTACTTGAGGAAAACCAAAACCTTAGGAACCAGTTGCAATCATTGGACAGGAGATTGTCACATTCTGGTAGCAAGAAGAATACTTAA
- the LOC115989368 gene encoding S-type anion channel SLAH1-like has translation MEDPVLKPQVEVVIDASINVTSQESHAHPIPISNPSQSYILTRLHAGYFRISISLGAQAVLWKILSKPTDESQAFQQVFHMISSTAFHLLWCLALLVLITLSVLYILRCYFHFHLVKAEFLHHIGVNFLYAPWISWLLVLQSAPLIRPKSHTYLVLWLVFAIPILVLDIKIYGQWFTTEKRFLSMMANPTSQISVLGNLVGAQGAAQMGWKESAIFMFSLGMAHYLVLFVTLYQRLPGGNHFPVMLRPAFFLFIVAPSMASLAWSSILGAFDTSSKMLFFLSLFLFMSLACRPTLFKKSMKRFHVAWWAFSFPPTFLALASVEYAKEVKGHIAPAMTLVLLILCVPVFMGLMLLTALNSNRLLREYDPILSSLNELRKTATKPEIAVDK, from the exons ATGGAAGACCCAGTATTGAAACCACAAGTTGAGGTAGTAATTGATGCTTCCATTAATGTCACTAGCCAAGAGTCTCATGCCCACCCAATTCCCATTTCCAATCCATCACAATCATACATCTTAACCAGGCTCCATGCAGGCTACTTCAGAATAAGCATCTCTCTTGGTGCCCAAGCTGTACTATGGAAAATTCTAAGTAAGCCAACAGATGAGTCACAAGCTTTCCAACAAGTATTCCACATGATTTCTTCAACAGCTTTTCATTTACTATGGTGTCTTGCACTTTTGGTGCTAATTACACTCTCTGTGCTATATATTCTAAGGTGTTACTTTCATTTTCACTTGGTCAAGGCAGAATTCTTACACCATATAGGAGTGAACTTCTTGTACGCCCCTTGGATTTCATGGCTTCTCGTGCTTCAATCAGCCCCATTAATAAGGCCAAAGAGTCACACTTATCTAGTTCTTTGGTTGGTTTTTGCAATTCCAATATTGGTGCTTGACATCAAAATATATGGGCAATGGTTCACCACTGAAAAGAGGTTTCTATCAATGATGGCAAATCCAACAAGTCAGATATCAGTGCTAGGGAACTTGGTAGGTGCTCAAGGAGCAGCACAGATGGGGTGGAAAGAGAGTGCGATTTTCATGTTCTCACTAGGCATGGCACATTATTTAGTACTCTTCGTTACCCTCTATCAGCGCCTACCTGGTGGCAATCATTTTCCAGTAATGCTGAGGCCAGCTTTCTTCTTGTTCATTGTTGCACCAAGCATGGCAAGTTTAGCTTGGAGCTCCATTTTAGGAGCTTTTGATACTTCATCAAAGAtgctcttcttcctctctctattCCTTTTCATGTCTCTG GCTTGTAGGCCAACCCTTTTCAAGAAATCTATGAAGAGGTTCCATGTTGCATGGTGGGCTTTCTCCTTCCCGCCTACCTTTCTTGCTCTAGCCTCTGTGGAATACGCAAAAGAGGTGAAAGGTCATATAGCACCTGCGATGACGCTTGTGCTATTGATTCTGTGTGTTCCAGTCTTTATGGGTTTGATGCTACTTACTGCACTCAACAGCAACAGGCTTTTGCGTGAATATGATCCTATTTTGAGTTCTCTTAATGAACTAAGGAAGACTGCAACTAAGCCAGAGATTGCAGTTGACAAGTGA